Proteins encoded in a region of the Triticum dicoccoides isolate Atlit2015 ecotype Zavitan chromosome 3A, WEW_v2.0, whole genome shotgun sequence genome:
- the LOC119269692 gene encoding uncharacterized protein LOC119269692 produces MEVVTGSNGGRLNPWAEPFVPGSWCRPAPVQAAAAAEVEDFSTEWWRLVASSPSFRDSWLRDYGDLGLLDADEGPDDSDAFFPPPRHNDGEERKGEAAVKKSGGEVAPWGIEKWWRAHVASPPEVPKYAEKAPAKVLGGGRFSPRTIQQPR; encoded by the exons ATGGAGGTGGTGACCGGCAGCAACGGCGGGAGGCTGAACCCGTGGGCGGAGCCCTTCGTGCCGGGCAGCTGGTGCCGCCCCGCCCCCGTgcaggcggcggccgcggcggaggtCGAGGACTTCTCCACCGAGTGGTGGCGCCTCGTCGCCTCCTCGCCGTCCTTCCGCGACAGCTGGCTCCGCGACTACGGCGACCTGGGGCTCCTCGACGCCGACGAAGGCCCGGACGACAGCGACGCCTTCTTCCCTCCGCCGCGCCACAACG atggagaggagaggaaggGAGAGGCCGCCGTCAAGAAGAGCGGAGGCGAGGTGGCGCCCTGGGGGATCGAGAAGTGGTGGCGGGCGCACGTCGCCTCGCCGCCGGAGGTCCCGAAGTACGCGGAGAAGGCGCCTGCTAAGGTCCTGGGCGGCGGCAGGTTCAGCCCCCGCACCATCCAGCAGCCTCGCTAA
- the LOC119269691 gene encoding histone-lysine N-methyltransferase ASHR3-like isoform X1, translated as MPACTQCSLHQNRMAEPVDPSKLMISWSIWSSTSEGAGPAYNIEEAFQRLPLPYADQEFNIDHIKEELESVTKPPPYVRLKHNVYFVKKKCDGDAIEAKCSDCDPPLTCQIRCSCRSVSISCSQACKCSNKCTNRPFRREKRIGVVKTQHCGWGAIALETIEEGDFVIEFVGEVIDGARFEERLQDMKQRRDQNFYMCKVNNNFIIDATFRGNDCRFFNHSCRPNCRLENWQVNGKTRLGVFSLQGIRVGEPLTYNYSFVQHFGPQTECFCGAENCRGKL; from the exons ATGCCTGCATGTACGCAATGTTCGCTGCATCAGAACAGAATGGCTGAGCCTGTTGATCCTTCAAAGCTAATGATAAGTTGGAGTATTTGGTCATCAACTAGTGAG GGTGCAGGTCCAGCATATAACATTGAG GAAGCCTTCCAGCGATTACCTCTCCCATATGCTGATCAAGAGTTCAATATTGACCATATTAAGGAGGAGTTGGAAAGTGTGACAAAACCACCTCCATATGTACGTTTGAAGCATA ATGTATATTTCGTCAAGAAGAAatgtgatggtgatgccattgaagCTAAATGCAGTGATTGTGATCCTCCTCTGACCTGTCAAATAAGATGCTCGTGCAG GTCTGTGTCCATTAGCTGCTCTCAGGCTTGCAAGTGCTCAAATAAGTGCACCAACAGACCATTTCGCAGAGAGAAAAGGATCGGGGTTGTTAAG ACACAACATTGCGGATGGGGTGCCATAGCATTGGAAACCATTGAGGAAGGTGATTTTGTGATAGAGTTTGTTGGAGAAG TTATAGATGGCGCGAGATTTGAAGAAAGGCTTCAAGACATGAAACAGCGCCGAGATCAAAATTTCTACATGTGTAAAGTCAACAACAACTTTATAATTGATGCAACATTCAGAGGAAATGACTGTCGCTTTTTTAACCACAGCTGCAGACCTAACTGTCGGTTGGAGAATTG GCAAGTTAACGGCAAGACAAGGCTAGGTGTGTTTTCTTTACAGGGTATACGAGTGGGTGAGCCCTTGACCTACAATTACAG CTTCGTACAACATTTTGGTCCACAGACAGAGTGTTTCTGTGGCGCTGAAAACTGCCGAGGGAAGCTGTGA
- the LOC119269691 gene encoding histone-lysine N-methyltransferase ASHR3-like isoform X2, translating into MGAGPAYNIEEAFQRLPLPYADQEFNIDHIKEELESVTKPPPYVRLKHNVYFVKKKCDGDAIEAKCSDCDPPLTCQIRCSCRSVSISCSQACKCSNKCTNRPFRREKRIGVVKTQHCGWGAIALETIEEGDFVIEFVGEVIDGARFEERLQDMKQRRDQNFYMCKVNNNFIIDATFRGNDCRFFNHSCRPNCRLENWQVNGKTRLGVFSLQGIRVGEPLTYNYSFVQHFGPQTECFCGAENCRGKL; encoded by the exons ATG GGTGCAGGTCCAGCATATAACATTGAG GAAGCCTTCCAGCGATTACCTCTCCCATATGCTGATCAAGAGTTCAATATTGACCATATTAAGGAGGAGTTGGAAAGTGTGACAAAACCACCTCCATATGTACGTTTGAAGCATA ATGTATATTTCGTCAAGAAGAAatgtgatggtgatgccattgaagCTAAATGCAGTGATTGTGATCCTCCTCTGACCTGTCAAATAAGATGCTCGTGCAG GTCTGTGTCCATTAGCTGCTCTCAGGCTTGCAAGTGCTCAAATAAGTGCACCAACAGACCATTTCGCAGAGAGAAAAGGATCGGGGTTGTTAAG ACACAACATTGCGGATGGGGTGCCATAGCATTGGAAACCATTGAGGAAGGTGATTTTGTGATAGAGTTTGTTGGAGAAG TTATAGATGGCGCGAGATTTGAAGAAAGGCTTCAAGACATGAAACAGCGCCGAGATCAAAATTTCTACATGTGTAAAGTCAACAACAACTTTATAATTGATGCAACATTCAGAGGAAATGACTGTCGCTTTTTTAACCACAGCTGCAGACCTAACTGTCGGTTGGAGAATTG GCAAGTTAACGGCAAGACAAGGCTAGGTGTGTTTTCTTTACAGGGTATACGAGTGGGTGAGCCCTTGACCTACAATTACAG CTTCGTACAACATTTTGGTCCACAGACAGAGTGTTTCTGTGGCGCTGAAAACTGCCGAGGGAAGCTGTGA